The following proteins come from a genomic window of Candidatus Woesearchaeota archaeon:
- a CDS encoding FAD-dependent oxidoreductase, which produces MTYDIIVIGGGPAGVSCSIYTSRYKLKTLMLYEPGGGTLVTAPWIHNYAGVKEISGVELQQDFLKQAKKSGVEIKEEVVEKIEKTKIGFKVYCAEKFYESKSLVIATGVRHKQLGLKDEEKFLGKGVSYCFLCDGAMFSKKEVAVVGGANSAVAAALNLSELTKKVYLIYRGDKLKGEGIEVDKLLKRKKVEIIYNSNIQKLKGNNFLESVVLDSGKEIKVKGLFIEVGFVPVSSLLNNLKVKTEKGFIKVDDEQKTNIKGIFAAGDITSKSKVKQVSVAVGEGAVAGVSAYNYLKK; this is translated from the coding sequence ATGACTTATGATATAATTGTTATTGGGGGAGGACCTGCAGGTGTAAGTTGTAGTATTTATACTTCTAGATATAAATTAAAGACTTTAATGTTGTATGAACCTGGTGGTGGAACGTTAGTAACCGCACCATGGATTCATAATTATGCGGGTGTTAAGGAAATTTCTGGGGTGGAGTTACAGCAAGATTTTCTTAAACAAGCTAAAAAATCTGGAGTTGAAATAAAAGAAGAAGTTGTAGAGAAAATTGAAAAAACTAAAATTGGTTTTAAAGTTTATTGTGCTGAGAAGTTTTATGAAAGTAAATCTTTAGTTATTGCTACAGGTGTAAGGCATAAACAATTAGGATTAAAAGACGAAGAAAAGTTCTTAGGAAAAGGAGTAAGTTATTGTTTCTTGTGTGATGGTGCTATGTTCTCTAAAAAAGAAGTTGCTGTTGTTGGTGGAGCAAATTCTGCAGTTGCTGCAGCATTAAATCTATCTGAACTTACAAAAAAAGTTTATCTGATTTATAGAGGGGATAAATTAAAAGGAGAAGGTATAGAAGTTGATAAGTTGTTAAAAAGAAAGAAGGTTGAAATTATTTATAATTCTAATATTCAAAAGTTAAAAGGAAATAACTTTTTGGAATCTGTTGTTTTAGATAGTGGAAAAGAAATTAAAGTTAAGGGTTTGTTTATAGAAGTTGGTTTTGTTCCTGTCAGTTCATTATTAAATAATTTAAAAGTTAAAACTGAAAAAGGTTTTATTAAAGTTGATGATGAACAAAAAACAAATATTAAAGGAATATTTGCTGCAGGCGATATAACTAGTAAATCTAAAGTTAAACAAGTTTCTGTTGCAGTTGGTGAAGGTGCTGTTGCAGGTGTTTCTGCATATAATTATTTAAAAAAGTAG
- a CDS encoding nucleotide pyrophosphohydrolase, with protein MDSKTTIKELKEKMKVFSEERDWTQFHGAKDLAIAISIEAGELLEHFRFKSEKEIELMFNNSKKKEDICNEIADILTYLVRLAQKYNIDLSDEFNKKIEISKKKYPIEKFKGSNKKYNEI; from the coding sequence ATGGACTCAAAAACCACAATTAAAGAATTAAAAGAGAAAATGAAAGTTTTCTCTGAAGAACGCGACTGGACTCAATTTCATGGTGCAAAAGATCTAGCTATTGCAATAAGTATAGAGGCAGGAGAACTTTTAGAACATTTTAGATTTAAATCAGAAAAAGAAATAGAATTAATGTTTAATAATTCAAAAAAGAAAGAAGATATTTGCAACGAAATAGCAGATATACTAACTTACTTAGTAAGACTTGCACAAAAATATAATATTGACTTATCTGACGAATTTAATAAAAAAATAGAAATATCTAAGAAAAAATATCCTATAGAAAAATTCAAAGGTTCAAACAAAAAATATAATGAAATTTAA
- the proS gene encoding proline--tRNA ligase produces MQKEQGQKNKKEDNLGITVKKSEDFSEWFTQVVVKSELADYSAVSGCMVLRPLGYELWEKIVKLTDERIKKLGVKNCYFPLFIPESLLQKEKEHVEGFSPEVAWVTHAGDTKLNERLAIRPTSEVIMYDSYSKWIRSWRDLPLKLNQWNNVVRWEFKHPTLLLRTREFWWNEGHTAFATLEEADEEIKQIMEIWREILNDYLALFSVAGKKSEKEKFAGALATYAHECFLNGRFAQGPDAHSDGQNFAKAYNIKFLDKEGAEEYVYQNTWAITTRMLGVLVGVHGDDKGLVLPPKMATNKVVIVPILFKDTKDKVLRKAKELVHELSAFDALLDKREEYSTGYKFNYWELKGIPLRIEIGPKDIENSQVVVVRRDNFHKEVVKFIDLKRRINIILDEMQKEMHHKSKKLFEDGVVKVKTFKDFKDAIKNKKGVIAPFCNEPKCEDFIKDESGGASSRVMISEHSSEKCIKCGKSAKCIMYFGKSY; encoded by the coding sequence ATGCAAAAAGAGCAAGGCCAAAAGAATAAAAAAGAAGATAATTTGGGGATTACAGTAAAAAAATCTGAAGATTTTTCTGAGTGGTTTACACAGGTTGTTGTTAAATCAGAGTTAGCAGATTATAGTGCTGTTTCTGGATGTATGGTTTTGAGACCATTAGGTTATGAGTTATGGGAAAAAATTGTAAAATTAACTGATGAAAGAATAAAAAAATTAGGTGTAAAAAATTGTTATTTTCCTTTGTTTATTCCTGAAAGTTTATTACAAAAAGAAAAAGAACATGTTGAAGGATTTTCACCTGAAGTTGCATGGGTAACTCACGCAGGAGATACTAAATTAAATGAAAGATTAGCAATAAGACCAACTTCAGAAGTTATAATGTATGATTCATATTCAAAATGGATAAGATCTTGGAGAGATTTACCTTTAAAATTAAATCAGTGGAATAATGTTGTAAGGTGGGAATTTAAACATCCTACTTTACTTTTGAGAACAAGAGAATTTTGGTGGAATGAAGGACATACTGCATTTGCTACTTTAGAAGAAGCAGATGAAGAAATAAAACAAATAATGGAAATTTGGAGAGAGATTCTTAATGATTATTTAGCTTTATTTAGTGTTGCTGGAAAAAAATCTGAAAAAGAAAAGTTTGCTGGAGCATTAGCAACTTATGCACATGAATGTTTTTTAAATGGAAGATTTGCACAAGGTCCAGATGCACATTCCGATGGGCAGAATTTTGCAAAAGCTTATAATATTAAATTTTTAGACAAAGAAGGTGCTGAGGAATATGTTTATCAAAATACTTGGGCAATTACAACAAGAATGTTAGGAGTTTTAGTTGGTGTCCATGGTGATGATAAAGGTTTAGTTTTACCTCCAAAGATGGCTACAAATAAAGTTGTTATAGTTCCCATATTATTTAAAGATACCAAAGATAAGGTTTTGAGAAAAGCAAAAGAATTAGTTCATGAATTAAGTGCTTTTGATGCTTTATTAGATAAAAGAGAAGAGTATAGTACGGGATATAAGTTTAATTATTGGGAATTAAAAGGAATTCCATTAAGAATTGAGATAGGTCCAAAAGATATAGAAAATTCACAAGTTGTTGTTGTAAGAAGAGATAATTTTCATAAAGAAGTTGTTAAATTTATAGATTTGAAAAGAAGAATTAATATTATTTTAGATGAGATGCAGAAAGAGATGCATCATAAGTCTAAGAAATTGTTTGAAGATGGAGTTGTTAAAGTTAAAACCTTTAAAGATTTTAAAGATGCAATTAAAAATAAAAAAGGTGTAATTGCTCCATTCTGTAATGAACCTAAATGTGAAGATTTTATTAAAGATGAATCTGGTGGAGCAAGTTCAAGAGTAATGATTTCTGAGCATTCTTCTGAGAAGTGTATTAAGTGTGGGAAATCTGCTAAGTGTATAATGTATTTTGGAAAAAGTTATTAA
- a CDS encoding transglutaminase domain-containing protein translates to MNKYFLNFILILIVLTLSTSLLATDADYSDSSSLNLNLKTEAKFKINNADSVSADLQFYPINTELQNVNNINFYSNPQAELSNKNDSMVYSWKKPSGEYLFGYDSKISTFNTPVIITKKIEFPNSNKLNLEYVKESENIDYNAPIIKQKALEIAENEDDYYKLVYKYANWVSTNIKYDLDYVQTSGKTTYSTSQGVLKASWVLENKVGVCDEFASLLAAFLRSMNIPVRFVSGMVYSNLVGDWGPHAWVEVYFPNQGWVPFDPTYKQFGWIDSSHIALKRSLDGSEGVIEYSWLSTNNAQLEKIGEISNKINLVSENKGLEKLVSTSLNIPFEDYKAGSYLPLEVTLQNSKPYYVSTSLYLTKAPGIEGDNTKTILLEPYEKKKIYWIIKLSEDAEKNYIYKTKAEVKTLFGETKEIEIEYSLKGKLFTLEQAKELIPKELTNSFEYLNTICSLDKSEYYDYEKANIKCTISNSYSKSLTIEACAEKECKTLNIPSKSSQNLDYQFELDKSREIVISFKGKIDNKEILKYYTLDLIVNGRPEILISNFKASEVDYDKKGYIYFEVKPILDSKNIKISMNDRDILKIQNLNETKIFKVPIHGWEIKDNKLRFDISYQDQNGINYTGLSEFEVKVNDVSFLRKTSAFFQRLFFSLSKPEVTSF, encoded by the coding sequence ATGAATAAATATTTCCTAAATTTTATACTTATTTTAATAGTTTTAACTCTATCTACAAGTTTATTAGCTACAGACGCAGACTATTCAGATTCTTCATCTTTAAACTTAAACTTAAAAACAGAAGCAAAATTTAAAATTAATAATGCAGATTCTGTCTCAGCAGATTTGCAATTCTATCCAATAAACACAGAACTACAAAATGTAAATAATATTAATTTCTATTCAAATCCACAAGCAGAACTTTCAAATAAGAACGATTCAATGGTTTACTCATGGAAAAAACCGTCAGGAGAATATTTATTTGGCTATGATTCCAAAATAAGTACATTTAACACACCCGTAATAATAACAAAAAAGATTGAATTTCCGAATTCAAATAAACTAAATTTAGAATATGTAAAAGAATCTGAAAATATAGATTATAATGCTCCGATAATAAAACAAAAAGCTCTAGAAATTGCAGAAAATGAAGATGATTATTATAAATTAGTTTATAAATATGCTAATTGGGTATCAACTAATATTAAATATGATTTAGATTATGTTCAAACCTCTGGAAAAACAACCTATTCAACTTCACAAGGAGTTCTAAAAGCGTCTTGGGTCTTAGAAAATAAAGTTGGTGTTTGTGATGAATTTGCTTCATTACTTGCAGCATTCTTAAGAAGTATGAATATTCCAGTAAGATTTGTTTCAGGAATGGTTTATTCAAATTTAGTAGGAGACTGGGGTCCTCACGCATGGGTAGAAGTTTATTTCCCTAATCAAGGATGGGTTCCATTTGATCCAACTTACAAACAATTTGGATGGATAGATTCTTCACATATTGCTTTAAAAAGATCTTTAGATGGCTCAGAAGGAGTAATTGAATATTCTTGGTTAAGCACTAATAATGCGCAATTAGAAAAAATTGGAGAAATCTCAAACAAAATTAATTTAGTTTCAGAAAATAAAGGTCTTGAAAAATTAGTTTCAACAAGCTTAAATATTCCTTTTGAAGATTATAAGGCAGGAAGTTACCTTCCTCTTGAAGTAACTCTTCAAAATTCAAAACCTTATTATGTTTCAACTTCATTATACTTAACAAAGGCTCCAGGAATAGAAGGAGATAATACAAAAACTATACTTCTTGAACCTTATGAAAAAAAGAAAATTTATTGGATTATAAAATTAAGCGAAGATGCGGAAAAAAATTATATTTATAAAACAAAAGCAGAAGTAAAAACTTTATTTGGAGAAACAAAAGAAATTGAAATAGAATATTCATTAAAAGGAAAATTATTCACACTAGAACAAGCAAAAGAATTAATTCCAAAAGAGTTAACGAATTCATTTGAATATCTCAACACAATTTGCTCCTTAGATAAATCAGAATATTATGATTATGAAAAAGCAAATATTAAATGTACAATTTCAAACAGTTATTCAAAATCACTAACAATAGAAGCCTGTGCAGAAAAAGAATGTAAAACCTTAAATATACCTTCTAAATCCTCTCAAAATTTAGATTATCAATTTGAATTAGACAAAAGCAGAGAAATTGTTATTTCTTTTAAAGGCAAAATAGACAATAAAGAAATTTTAAAATATTATACTTTAGACTTAATAGTTAATGGTAGACCTGAAATCTTAATTTCAAATTTCAAAGCTTCTGAAGTAGATTATGATAAGAAAGGATATATTTATTTTGAAGTCAAACCAATTTTAGACTCAAAAAATATTAAAATAAGTATGAATGACAGAGATATTTTAAAAATACAAAACTTAAATGAAACTAAAATATTCAAAGTTCCAATTCATGGTTGGGAAATAAAAGACAATAAATTAAGATTTGATATTTCTTATCAAGATCAAAATGGAATTAACTACACAGGTTTAAGTGAGTTTGAAGTTAAAGTAAACGATGTAAGTTTCTTAAGAAAAACAAGTGCTTTCTTCCAAAGATTATTCTTTTCACTTTCAAAACCTGAAGTAACCAGTTTCTAA
- a CDS encoding MTAP family purine nucleoside phosphorylase, translating into MIKVGIIGGTGLEDPAILKEQSEIEISTPYGAPSSNLILGKINNIEVVILSRHGKQHEISPTLVNNKANIYALKELGVTHIIATTACGSLREEIERGDLIILDQFIEFTRFREHSSFNVNFTDGIKHCAMPAPFDENLRSVLCTTAQEMNLKFHEKGTVITIEGPRFSTKAESKMYRILGADVVNMSIAPECILANEIKIPYAAIAISTDYDSFRDDVEPVSWDTILTVFKENVEKVKDLIINTISKVQEQEKV; encoded by the coding sequence ATGATAAAAGTAGGTATAATTGGTGGAACAGGCCTAGAAGATCCTGCGATTCTAAAAGAACAAAGTGAAATTGAAATTTCAACACCTTATGGTGCACCTTCTTCAAATTTAATTTTAGGAAAAATAAATAATATTGAAGTTGTTATTCTTTCAAGACATGGAAAACAGCATGAAATTTCTCCAACCTTAGTTAATAACAAAGCAAATATTTATGCTCTAAAAGAATTAGGTGTAACTCATATAATTGCAACAACTGCTTGTGGTTCTCTAAGAGAAGAAATAGAAAGAGGAGATTTGATTATACTTGATCAGTTTATTGAATTTACAAGATTTAGAGAACATTCTTCATTTAATGTTAATTTCACAGATGGAATAAAACACTGTGCAATGCCCGCACCTTTTGATGAAAACTTAAGAAGTGTTCTTTGCACAACAGCACAAGAAATGAACTTAAAATTTCATGAAAAAGGAACTGTAATTACAATTGAAGGCCCAAGATTCTCAACAAAAGCAGAATCAAAAATGTATAGAATTCTTGGAGCAGATGTAGTAAATATGTCAATTGCGCCAGAATGTATTCTTGCAAATGAAATTAAAATACCTTATGCAGCAATTGCAATCTCAACAGATTATGATAGCTTTAGAGATGATGTAGAACCTGTTTCTTGGGACACAATCTTAACAGTTTTTAAAGAAAACGTAGAAAAAGTAAAAGATTTGATTATAAACACAATTTCTAAAGTGCAAGAACAAGAAAAGGTTTAA
- a CDS encoding bile acid:sodium symporter: MSNFIVKNFWLTFLIGMFFGVFSGFSKKLSPYILYMLIFILFLSCLQIDLRNLFVRIKNYKLIFWLVLWILILLPLLYILLRVFLDLDVSLAILILLVMPAGMTIPFYSSLFKGDMELALVLTVITSLLCPFTIPLLIKFFLGTGFSINFLDMLTMLSLVIFIPFLVSILIRKFALVFIEKTKKYYSFLSLFVSMFLMAGAIAKIDFLEVLKGSELVYPFILLFVLAFVLHIIGFFIVRGDIKTRITSSLAIAYMNSTLAIVFAASFFSPKVLVIVTLYQIPVNIALMFSGIIFRKIN; encoded by the coding sequence ATGTCAAATTTTATAGTTAAGAATTTTTGGTTAACTTTCTTAATTGGCATGTTTTTTGGGGTGTTTTCTGGGTTTTCAAAAAAGTTATCTCCTTATATTTTATATATGCTCATCTTTATATTATTTTTAAGTTGTTTGCAAATTGATTTAAGAAACCTTTTTGTAAGAATAAAAAATTATAAATTAATATTTTGGTTAGTTTTATGGATTTTAATATTATTACCTCTTTTATACATTCTTCTTAGAGTATTTTTAGATTTAGATGTAAGCCTTGCAATTTTAATTTTATTAGTAATGCCTGCAGGTATGACTATTCCTTTTTATAGCAGTTTATTTAAGGGAGATATGGAGTTGGCTTTAGTTTTAACAGTAATTACCTCTTTGCTTTGTCCATTTACTATACCTTTATTAATTAAATTCTTTTTAGGTACTGGCTTTTCAATAAATTTTCTAGATATGTTGACTATGTTAAGTTTGGTTATTTTTATCCCGTTTTTAGTTTCAATTTTAATTAGAAAGTTTGCTTTGGTTTTTATTGAAAAAACTAAAAAATATTATTCTTTTCTATCTTTATTTGTTTCAATGTTTTTAATGGCTGGAGCAATAGCTAAAATAGATTTTTTAGAAGTTTTAAAAGGTAGTGAGTTAGTTTATCCTTTTATTTTGTTATTTGTCTTAGCTTTTGTTTTGCATATAATTGGTTTCTTTATTGTTAGGGGAGATATTAAGACAAGAATAACTTCTTCTTTAGCTATAGCTTATATGAATTCTACTCTTGCAATTGTATTTGCAGCAAGTTTTTTTAGTCCAAAAGTTTTAGTAATAGTTACTTTATATCAAATTCCAGTAAATATTGCTTTAATGTTTTCAGGAATAATATTTAGAAAAATAAATTAA
- a CDS encoding 50S ribosomal protein L15e, producing MGLYTRLNQTWSNLSKDLERKRFTEWSLEPAVIRVEKPTRLDKARTLGYKAKQGYILARVRVIRGGHERPRPNKKGRKSGKNTPKKVLQLNYQNICERRAAEKFNNCEVLNSYYLGKNGKYYWYEIILLDRAHPVILSDIKTKWVAKGRGRVFRGKTSSARTSRGLRYKGKGSEKTRPGYKAQLKRKHNKKFKYSMKI from the coding sequence ATGGGCCTTTATACACGTTTAAATCAAACTTGGAGCAATCTTAGCAAGGATCTAGAAAGAAAAAGATTCACAGAATGGTCTCTAGAGCCGGCAGTAATAAGGGTTGAAAAACCTACAAGACTTGATAAAGCAAGAACTTTAGGCTATAAAGCAAAACAAGGCTATATATTAGCAAGAGTCAGAGTTATTAGGGGCGGTCATGAAAGGCCTAGACCAAACAAAAAAGGAAGAAAATCTGGTAAAAACACACCAAAAAAAGTTTTACAATTAAATTATCAAAATATTTGTGAAAGAAGAGCTGCTGAAAAATTTAATAATTGCGAAGTTCTAAACAGTTATTATCTTGGAAAAAATGGTAAATATTATTGGTATGAAATTATATTATTAGATAGAGCGCATCCAGTTATACTTTCGGATATTAAAACAAAATGGGTTGCAAAAGGTAGAGGAAGAGTATTCAGAGGAAAAACTTCATCTGCAAGAACTTCAAGAGGATTAAGATATAAAGGTAAAGGTTCTGAAAAAACTCGACCAGGATACAAAGCACAATTAAAGAGAAAACATAACAAAAAATTCAAATATTCAATGAAAATTTAG
- a CDS encoding Asp-tRNA(Asn)/Glu-tRNA(Gln) amidotransferase subunit GatA encodes MLKQHINSVKNDEVNILESTYKVLEKIKKLNSEYNCFNTISEDLAIQQAKNLRKDKGIKKKKIPGLFVSVKDCLCVKNVESTAGSRILKGYKPLFNATAIQKLIDEGAIIIGKTAQDEFGFGGFSTNVGLGYQIPKNPIDKEHSCGGSSGGSACITQLADFPHISVAESTGGSIANPASFCGVYGLTPSYGLISRYGLIDYGNSLDKIGLMSKTPELMQEFLDIMSGKDLKDSTSLHSQPTKTKIKKVALVSDLMDGVEPEIEESTLNYLKDYDYEEIKLPITKKYSLAVYYILALSEASTNLAKYCGLRYGQHEKLEGNFTEYFSKTRSKHFGKEAKRRIIIGTFARMAGFRDAYYMKAAKVRTLIINEYKETLKKYEIIATPTMPIFPPKFKEIEKLTPLQNYLMDILTAGPNLAGLPHLNIPLKTKLPSGILLTADHFNENLLTSNY; translated from the coding sequence TTGTTAAAACAACATATTAATTCAGTTAAAAATGATGAAGTTAATATTCTTGAATCTACCTACAAAGTTCTAGAAAAAATAAAAAAATTAAATTCAGAATATAATTGTTTTAATACAATTTCAGAAGACCTAGCAATACAACAAGCTAAAAATTTACGAAAAGATAAAGGAATAAAAAAGAAAAAAATTCCGGGTTTATTTGTTTCAGTTAAAGATTGTCTATGTGTTAAAAATGTAGAAAGCACAGCAGGTTCTAGAATTTTAAAAGGATATAAACCATTATTCAACGCAACTGCAATTCAAAAATTAATAGATGAAGGTGCAATTATCATAGGAAAAACTGCACAAGATGAATTTGGTTTTGGTGGTTTCTCAACTAATGTTGGTTTAGGTTATCAAATTCCTAAAAATCCAATAGATAAAGAACATTCTTGTGGTGGTTCTTCAGGTGGTTCAGCTTGTATTACTCAATTAGCAGATTTCCCACATATTTCAGTTGCAGAATCAACAGGCGGTTCGATTGCTAACCCTGCTTCATTCTGTGGAGTTTATGGTTTAACACCAAGTTATGGTTTAATCTCAAGATATGGTTTAATTGATTATGGAAATTCATTAGATAAAATTGGTTTAATGTCTAAAACTCCAGAATTAATGCAAGAATTCTTAGATATTATGTCTGGAAAAGATTTAAAAGATTCTACTTCACTACATTCACAACCAACTAAAACAAAAATAAAAAAAGTTGCTTTAGTCTCAGATTTAATGGACGGAGTAGAACCTGAAATAGAAGAATCAACTCTAAATTACCTAAAAGATTATGATTATGAAGAAATAAAATTGCCAATAACAAAGAAATATTCTCTTGCAGTTTATTATATCCTTGCACTTTCAGAAGCATCAACTAATTTAGCAAAATATTGCGGTCTAAGATATGGACAGCATGAAAAATTAGAAGGAAACTTTACAGAATATTTCTCAAAAACACGTTCAAAACATTTTGGAAAAGAAGCAAAAAGAAGAATTATAATAGGAACATTTGCAAGAATGGCTGGTTTCAGAGATGCTTATTATATGAAAGCTGCAAAAGTTAGAACCTTAATAATAAATGAATACAAAGAAACTCTAAAAAAATATGAAATTATCGCAACGCCAACTATGCCTATTTTCCCACCAAAATTCAAAGAAATAGAAAAACTAACTCCACTACAAAACTACTTAATGGACATTTTAACTGCAGGTCCTAATCTTGCAGGTTTACCACATTTAAACATTCCACTAAAAACAAAACTTCCATCAGGAATTCTACTTACAGCAGATCATTTTAATGAGAATTTGTTAACTTCTAATTATTAA
- the gatC gene encoding Asp-tRNA(Asn)/Glu-tRNA(Gln) amidotransferase subunit GatC has product MSQINKELMKKIAKNAMLDLSDAEIKEFLPQLEEILSYFKELDSVSTKNVEPSFHPIKIKNALREDIPESSLTKEEIFSLTEHKKDSHFKGPKVI; this is encoded by the coding sequence ATGTCTCAGATAAATAAAGAGTTGATGAAAAAAATAGCAAAGAATGCTATGTTAGATTTATCTGACGCAGAAATAAAAGAATTTCTTCCTCAATTGGAAGAAATATTATCTTATTTTAAAGAATTAGATTCTGTCAGCACTAAAAATGTTGAGCCTTCTTTTCATCCAATTAAAATTAAAAATGCTCTAAGAGAAGACATTCCAGAGTCTTCATTAACAAAAGAAGAAATATTCTCATTAACAGAACACAAAAAAGACTCTCATTTCAAGGGTCCTAAGGTGATTTAA
- the aspS gene encoding aspartate--tRNA ligase, with protein MAFETHYRTHTCNDLKKSDIDQKVKLSGWVRRIRDHGGLIFIDLWDNYGITQIVFDPKKDKRIFESASKLKPESIVFIEGTVTARPKGTENKDIPTGEIEIKCTHLTIDSIVPELPYSLTGKTEIAEELRLKYRFIDLRNDRLHKNIILRSKVIAEMRKYMINAGFTEFQTPILTVSSPEGARDYLVPSRIHPGKFYALPQAPQQYKQLIMCSGFDKYFQIAPCFRDEDARADRSPGEFYQLDIEMSFIEQNDLFKIIEGLLEHLTRIFSKRKILKFPFPRITFTDAMNNYGTDKPDIRYDMKIQDITDIFPKSNFKVLAENTKKGHCIKAVVLENSADEPRSFFEKVENFVKELGAKGIIYATYKDNILKSPISKFLSEDENKKLASKLKNGDAVFISAGKWLETCKIIGQVRTFLANEKNIIPKDILAYCWVVDFPMFEFNEEEQKIDFSHNPFSMPQGGLDSLNNKDPLGILAYQYDIVCNGIELSSGAIRNHRPDIMYKAFEIAGYSKKSLEDKFGHMLNAFSFGAPPHGGIAPGVDRLVMIFAEEPNIREVIMFPMNKKAQELMVGSPSEVTEKQLKELHLKLDLSKKIDLKKDVSDK; from the coding sequence ATGGCGTTTGAAACGCATTACAGAACACATACTTGCAATGATTTAAAAAAATCAGATATTGACCAAAAAGTTAAATTATCGGGTTGGGTAAGAAGGATTCGTGATCATGGTGGCTTAATATTTATAGATTTATGGGATAATTACGGTATAACTCAGATAGTCTTTGATCCTAAAAAAGATAAAAGAATATTTGAAAGTGCTTCTAAACTCAAACCTGAATCAATAGTATTTATAGAAGGCACAGTAACTGCCAGACCCAAAGGAACAGAAAACAAAGACATTCCTACAGGAGAAATAGAAATTAAATGTACTCATTTAACTATTGATTCTATTGTTCCTGAATTACCATATTCATTAACAGGAAAAACTGAAATTGCTGAAGAGCTCCGTTTAAAATATAGATTTATCGATTTAAGAAATGATAGATTACACAAAAATATTATTTTAAGATCTAAAGTTATTGCAGAGATGAGAAAATACATGATTAATGCAGGTTTTACAGAATTCCAAACTCCTATTCTAACAGTAAGCTCACCAGAAGGAGCAAGAGACTACTTAGTTCCAAGCAGAATTCACCCTGGAAAATTCTATGCTCTACCTCAAGCACCCCAACAATATAAACAATTAATTATGTGCTCAGGATTTGATAAATACTTCCAGATTGCACCTTGCTTTAGAGATGAAGATGCTCGTGCAGATAGAAGCCCTGGAGAGTTTTATCAATTAGATATAGAGATGTCATTTATAGAACAAAATGATTTGTTTAAAATAATTGAAGGTTTGTTAGAACACTTAACAAGAATATTCTCAAAAAGAAAAATATTAAAATTCCCCTTCCCAAGAATTACATTCACAGATGCCATGAATAATTATGGAACAGATAAACCAGATATTAGATATGATATGAAAATTCAGGATATAACGGATATCTTCCCAAAGTCTAATTTTAAAGTTCTTGCAGAAAATACAAAAAAAGGACATTGTATAAAAGCAGTTGTTTTAGAAAACTCTGCAGATGAACCAAGATCATTCTTTGAAAAAGTTGAAAATTTCGTTAAAGAATTAGGTGCAAAAGGAATAATCTATGCAACTTATAAAGATAATATACTAAAAAGTCCAATTTCAAAATTCTTATCTGAAGATGAAAATAAAAAATTAGCTTCAAAACTTAAAAATGGGGATGCAGTATTTATCTCTGCAGGAAAATGGCTTGAAACTTGTAAAATAATTGGACAAGTAAGAACTTTCCTAGCTAATGAAAAAAATATTATTCCAAAAGATATTTTAGCTTATTGTTGGGTTGTTGATTTCCCTATGTTTGAATTTAATGAAGAAGAACAAAAAATAGACTTTTCACACAATCCATTCTCAATGCCACAAGGTGGATTAGACTCTTTAAACAACAAAGATCCTTTAGGAATTTTAGCATATCAATATGATATTGTATGCAATGGTATAGAATTATCTAGTGGTGCAATTAGAAATCATCGTCCAGATATTATGTACAAAGCATTTGAGATTGCAGGATATAGCAAAAAAAGTCTAGAAGACAAATTTGGACATATGCTTAACGCATTCTCATTCGGAGCACCCCCACATGGCGGTATAGCTCCAGGTGTAGATAGATTAGTAATGATATTTGCAGAAGAACCCAACATTAGAGAAGTTATTATGTTCCCTATGAACAAAAAAGCTCAAGAATTAATGGTGGGCTCACCTTCAGAAGTTACTGAAAAACAATTGAAAGAACTTCATTTAAAACTAGATTTATCTAAAAAGATAGATCTTAAAAAAGATGTCTCAGATAAATAA